In Calothrix sp. PCC 7507, one DNA window encodes the following:
- a CDS encoding nuclease A inhibitor family protein — translation MNNTEILDQLKQASDGLLFQSESEYPFEVLLWEHPDNIPLTPTKVLEQTGHSAGTPVKAVAVDDFFKVAVTGEDWHGEEERQTVNRFQTLVQTLKENLSDLQVYRLGETEQDVYVIGQTPSGDSAGLATKAVET, via the coding sequence ATGAATAACACAGAAATTCTCGACCAACTAAAGCAAGCGTCAGACGGCTTGTTGTTCCAGAGCGAATCAGAATACCCATTTGAAGTTTTACTCTGGGAGCATCCCGACAACATCCCTTTAACTCCAACTAAAGTTTTGGAACAAACAGGACATTCAGCCGGCACACCCGTTAAAGCTGTGGCGGTAGATGATTTCTTTAAGGTGGCTGTCACAGGGGAAGATTGGCATGGTGAAGAAGAGAGACAAACTGTTAACAGATTTCAAACTCTTGTTCAGACCCTTAAAGAAAATCTCAGTGATTTACAGGTATATCGTCTTGGTGAAACAGAGCAAGATGTCTACGTTATTGGTCAAACTCCATCAGGGGATAGTGCTGGACTGGCAACCAAAGCCGTAGAAACCTGA
- a CDS encoding GNAT family N-acetyltransferase has product MLIRPATPDDIPAVLPMVAKICALHESWDSAKYGFIPHPEQRYEKWLGRLANDDRSVFLVAEDNGQLVAFVAATVQAEIPIYLLQEFAVIHDLWVESAYRQQGIARQMVMLTIERFQQMGVKQIRLDTVAPNEAARRLFASCGFRVSIIEMLMELE; this is encoded by the coding sequence ATGTTAATCCGTCCTGCAACCCCAGACGACATACCCGCGGTTTTACCAATGGTAGCCAAAATTTGTGCTTTGCATGAATCTTGGGATTCTGCCAAGTATGGTTTTATTCCTCACCCAGAGCAGCGTTATGAGAAATGGCTGGGACGATTAGCCAATGACGATCGCAGTGTGTTTCTCGTAGCTGAAGATAACGGACAATTGGTGGCATTTGTGGCGGCGACGGTTCAAGCAGAAATACCAATTTACCTATTACAGGAATTTGCGGTGATTCACGATCTTTGGGTTGAATCAGCATATCGTCAACAGGGAATTGCGCGACAGATGGTGATGTTGACTATCGAACGGTTTCAGCAAATGGGTGTCAAGCAAATTCGCCTAGACACGGTAGCGCCTAACGAAGCAGCGCGACGATTATTTGCATCCTGTGGTTTTCGCGTCAGCATTATAGAAATGCTGATGGAACTTGAGTAG
- a CDS encoding DUF3172 domain-containing protein — protein MRRTSTGRSANSSKPSMFKSPMFNFTTIAILGGVFILGIGIGIAFSSTTTLSPSNVASREFIDTKAPNPEICVQYGASAMVMDARLFVTLNPFNVYVAQPSMRPGCVIRQNNWALLEQKKLVTSDQVRECKNRLNTFGFTGNLDSDKPDIRCIYQNEAGQNFFLSQPGAVAPSQETDRF, from the coding sequence ATGAGACGTACATCCACTGGTAGATCGGCTAATAGTTCCAAACCCTCTATGTTTAAATCCCCAATGTTTAATTTTACCACCATCGCCATTTTGGGTGGGGTATTTATCTTGGGAATTGGCATTGGCATTGCTTTTAGCTCAACAACCACCTTGTCTCCATCAAATGTGGCTTCCCGTGAATTTATCGATACCAAAGCACCAAACCCTGAGATTTGCGTGCAGTATGGAGCTAGCGCTATGGTGATGGACGCTAGACTTTTCGTGACTCTCAACCCTTTTAATGTTTATGTTGCTCAACCAAGTATGCGTCCTGGATGCGTTATCCGTCAAAATAACTGGGCGCTTTTGGAGCAGAAAAAGCTTGTAACATCTGACCAGGTAAGAGAATGTAAGAATCGCCTGAACACTTTTGGTTTTACAGGTAACTTGGACAGTGACAAACCTGATATTAGATGTATTTACCAGAATGAGGCTGGTCAAAACTTCTTCTTGTCTCAACCTGGTGCAGTAGCGCCGTCTCAAGAAACGGATAGATTCTAA
- a CDS encoding AMIN domain-containing protein, translated as MNQELKPRSFSQICKRLFGISLLSLYAAIALEPGISTAKPSLNKSPIQNRPTSQLPTVKNVVAPVARLDNWRFYPEAIQLEFTISAGITPRHFYLAQPPRIVVDLPDTKLGYVPTQQNYSGAIQRIRVSQLNSGITRIVMDLAPGNFSEPNQIKLQLVSKQNPTRWVLRPLIRGYTNSLQPGNYPQTPSNLPPSPYNQPQTPSINPPPSPYNYPQTPSNLPPSSYNYPQPPNSQSPTTQQPFVTVPPLTPNSSSQPSSSILPPPNFPNQPGNFNNPQPIASPNLSVPVVPNYPSNVPNTRVIEFGQPLPRTR; from the coding sequence ATGAATCAAGAATTAAAACCCAGGTCATTTTCCCAAATCTGCAAGCGGTTGTTTGGCATCAGCTTGTTGAGTTTATATGCAGCGATAGCCCTAGAACCTGGCATCAGTACTGCTAAACCATCGCTCAATAAATCACCAATTCAGAATCGCCCAACTTCACAACTGCCAACTGTTAAAAATGTGGTTGCGCCAGTAGCTAGACTAGACAATTGGCGCTTTTATCCAGAAGCCATACAACTGGAATTTACCATCTCAGCAGGTATAACTCCCCGTCACTTCTATCTCGCCCAACCTCCTCGTATTGTCGTAGATTTACCTGATACTAAGTTAGGCTATGTTCCCACCCAACAAAATTATTCAGGAGCAATCCAAAGAATTCGCGTTTCCCAATTAAATTCAGGCATAACCCGCATTGTCATGGATTTGGCACCAGGGAATTTTTCCGAACCAAACCAGATAAAACTGCAACTAGTTTCCAAACAAAACCCCACTCGCTGGGTGTTACGTCCTTTAATTCGTGGTTATACTAACTCTCTACAACCCGGAAACTACCCACAAACACCGAGTAACTTACCACCAAGTCCCTACAATCAACCACAAACACCCAGTATTAACCCACCACCAAGTCCCTATAATTACCCGCAAACGCCGAGTAACTTACCACCAAGTTCCTATAACTATCCACAGCCACCCAATAGCCAATCTCCAACGACTCAACAGCCCTTTGTTACCGTCCCTCCCCTCACACCGAACAGCTCCTCTCAACCATCTAGTTCTATTCTTCCCCCACCGAATTTCCCCAATCAACCCGGTAATTTTAACAACCCTCAGCCTATAGCTAGTCCTAATTTGTCAGTTCCCGTAGTACCCAACTATCCCTCCAATGTTCCTAACACAAGAGTCATTGAGTTCGGTCAACCGCTTCCTCGCACGAGATGA